One region of Leptotrichia trevisanii DSM 22070 genomic DNA includes:
- a CDS encoding nucleotidyl transferase AbiEii/AbiGii toxin family protein, translating into MKTSEQIKGAIRNISKKTGVNPNSLLQMCLFEGVLEKLSKSKYSKNFILKGGLLISSLIGIDMRSTMDMDTTIKGIPVNEKTISKIVKEILEIEIDADIDYKLVKLTPIRQKDVYEDFCAKISCTFGKINAVLNIDITTGDVITPREMRYFYSKILESGTIPIMTYTIESVIAEKFETISSRNITTTRARDFYDLYMLYHLYKDKIDKDTLREAIERTSEHRGSIKSVSQYKEVVDLFKISGTTKTLWEKYIKSNPYAKDIDFLETITVYEKIGECMLKTK; encoded by the coding sequence ATGAAAACATCGGAACAAATAAAAGGAGCTATTAGAAATATATCAAAAAAAACAGGAGTAAATCCAAATTCGTTGCTTCAGATGTGTTTGTTTGAAGGCGTTTTAGAAAAATTATCAAAATCAAAGTATAGTAAAAATTTCATATTAAAAGGTGGGCTTCTCATTTCTTCACTTATTGGAATAGATATGCGCAGCACAATGGATATGGATACTACAATTAAAGGAATTCCAGTAAATGAAAAAACTATATCAAAAATTGTAAAAGAAATACTGGAGATTGAAATAGATGCTGATATTGATTATAAGCTGGTTAAATTAACACCAATCAGACAAAAAGACGTATATGAAGATTTTTGTGCAAAAATTTCTTGTACTTTTGGAAAAATCAACGCCGTTTTGAATATAGATATAACGACTGGGGATGTTATCACTCCAAGAGAAATGAGATATTTTTACTCTAAAATATTAGAATCAGGAACAATACCCATTATGACTTATACAATAGAATCTGTTATTGCAGAAAAATTTGAGACTATTTCAAGTAGAAATATTACAACTACAAGGGCAAGAGATTTTTATGATTTATATATGTTGTATCATCTCTACAAGGATAAAATTGATAAAGATACACTAAGAGAAGCGATAGAAAGAACGAGTGAACATAGAGGTTCTATAAAATCAGTTAGTCAATATAAAGAGGTGGTAGATTTATTCAAAATTAGCGGAACAACAAAAACCTTATGGGAAAAATACATCAAGAGTAATCCCTATGCAAAAGATATTGATTTTTTAGAAACAATAACTGTTTATGAAAAAATTGGTGAATGTATGTTAAAGACTAAGTAA
- a CDS encoding coiled-coil domain-containing protein has product DFLNEFKNYETDFKARKSNKGITDFKRIFNIKKIIKDKLNQRQNNKNFKKNLKKEVKLFDEVFRDVDFEVINKKIEDYSKGEKVEELIKNRENLYFEIKTLETKASNLKSSINFLEKEQISKNNEIHNLDEQIWKKKMEAEKPYVVSERRKQELINEALNEARKRGDTLMRNIKKDVEKEEAKNNAIKQDILDKRLQMEREQQELNNRLKQLNNSYADLEEKKRRRKSELEKLAQPVVQKEVDDLVREHLRYYEVTDKDILNFKANNKFEYDKLFGEAEAKADDKIKGAYIRRKYDAGNKFINQMTNLLHEDSNGKFSLLEIEKTVIAAIEKVPDNTYGWWNDFKINLDIELENTVKDRNVVRNRSSSQYDRSL; this is encoded by the coding sequence TAAATCAAAGACAGAATAACAAAAATTTCAAGAAAAATCTTAAAAAGGAAGTAAAGTTATTTGATGAAGTTTTTAGGGATGTGGACTTTGAAGTAATCAATAAAAAAATAGAAGATTATTCAAAAGGAGAAAAAGTTGAAGAACTAATCAAGAACAGGGAAAATCTTTATTTTGAGATTAAAACACTTGAAACTAAAGCGAGTAATTTAAAAAGTTCAATTAATTTTTTAGAAAAGGAACAAATCAGCAAAAATAATGAAATACATAATCTTGATGAACAAATCTGGAAAAAGAAAATGGAAGCGGAAAAACCTTATGTCGTTTCAGAAAGGCGAAAGCAGGAACTTATTAATGAAGCTCTTAATGAAGCAAGAAAACGTGGAGATACCTTAATGAGAAATATTAAGAAGGACGTAGAAAAGGAGGAAGCCAAGAATAATGCTATAAAGCAGGATATTTTAGATAAAAGACTTCAAATGGAACGTGAACAGCAGGAGCTTAATAATCGTCTTAAACAGCTTAATAACAGCTATGCGGACTTGGAGGAAAAGAAAAGACGTAGAAAATCTGAACTTGAAAAGCTGGCCCAGCCAGTTGTACAAAAAGAAGTTGATGATCTGGTTCGTGAACATTTGAGATACTACGAAGTTACAGACAAGGATATTTTAAATTTTAAAGCAAATAATAAATTTGAATACGATAAGTTATTTGGAGAAGCTGAAGCTAAGGCTGATGATAAAATTAAGGGGGCTTATATAAGACGAAAATATGACGCAGGCAATAAATTCATAAATCAAATGACAAATTTGCTTCACGAAGATTCCAATGGGAAATTTTCCCTTCTAGAAATAGAAAAAACAGTAATAGCGGCAATTGAAAAAGTGCCAGACAATACTTATGGATGGTGGAATGATTTTAAGATTAATCTGGATATTGAGCTGGAAAATACGGTTAAGGATAGGAACGTTGTACGTAATCGAAGTAGTTCTCAATATGATAGAAGTTTATAG